One region of Acaryochloris thomasi RCC1774 genomic DNA includes:
- a CDS encoding DUF748 domain-containing protein, whose amino-acid sequence MGKGTLILGVLGGGLTLGVVFAGIGWLQRDAILDSMLERTLRSVTGVEAQLRDVDSQPFQGEFSIDTLLLSNPDGFKTPYVLKVDRLDIKLDPDTLWQDTVQIQSIAVEGVQIQLEQKLARNNIATIVDQLQASKGSSNSGGSSGSGSGKQIEIERLTIRGVDAQVKVSAIANLGLTRTLEIEDIEVTNLDTYNAESKLLEAISSAVTTAILSEIGKSATGDLIPLVSG is encoded by the coding sequence ATGGGTAAAGGAACGCTAATTCTCGGTGTTTTAGGGGGAGGGCTGACGCTCGGTGTTGTGTTTGCTGGGATTGGTTGGCTGCAGCGAGATGCGATTCTAGATTCTATGTTGGAGCGGACGCTGCGCTCCGTGACGGGTGTTGAGGCCCAACTCAGAGATGTCGATTCTCAGCCTTTTCAAGGTGAATTTAGCATTGATACACTCCTGCTCAGTAATCCTGATGGCTTCAAGACACCCTATGTTCTCAAGGTAGACCGTTTAGACATTAAGCTCGATCCTGATACGCTCTGGCAGGATACCGTTCAGATCCAGTCCATTGCCGTGGAGGGAGTACAGATTCAGCTAGAGCAAAAGCTGGCTCGCAATAATATCGCTACCATTGTTGATCAGCTGCAGGCATCTAAAGGGAGTAGCAACAGCGGTGGCAGTTCTGGGTCTGGCTCAGGGAAGCAGATTGAAATTGAGCGACTGACGATTCGAGGAGTTGATGCCCAAGTTAAAGTATCTGCGATCGCAAACTTAGGTCTAACCCGCACCCTAGAAATCGAGGATATTGAGGTCACGAATTTAGATACTTATAACGCAGAGAGCAAGCTACTAGAGGCTATCTCTAGCGCAGTCACCACCGCGATTCTGAGCGAAATCGGCAAGTCCGCCACTGGCGATCTGATTCCTCTTGTTAGCGGCTAG
- a CDS encoding DUF4926 domain-containing protein: MSFELFTRVALREDFPRYKLCKGDVATVVEHHPVLDAEDGYSLEVFNAVGETISVLVVAESQIEPLVSNEVLHIRVLDEAV, from the coding sequence ATGTCGTTTGAGCTGTTTACACGGGTGGCACTGCGCGAAGATTTTCCACGCTACAAACTTTGTAAAGGTGATGTCGCAACAGTCGTAGAGCACCATCCCGTATTAGATGCAGAGGATGGCTATAGTTTAGAAGTCTTCAACGCAGTGGGAGAAACGATCTCAGTACTTGTTGTTGCAGAGTCACAGATCGAACCTTTAGTCAGTAATGAGGTTCTACATATTCGGGTTTTGGATGAAGCGGTTTAG
- a CDS encoding DUF4351 domain-containing protein, whose translation MRSLPLARLDALGEALLDFSEASDLHNWLKVCF comes from the coding sequence GTGCGCTCGCTGCCCTTGGCTCGGTTGGATGCGTTGGGCGAGGCGTTGCTTGATTTTTCTGAAGCTTCAGATTTGCATAACTGGCTGAAAGTTTGCTTTTAG
- a CDS encoding type II toxin-antitoxin system RelE/ParE family toxin: MNNCFLSRQASQDLDAISDYFLARNIEAGERICLEFTQKCEKLMRFPKLGRSYDAIRSGMRGLPLEGYIIFYQVVDDGVEILRVLGGRQNLEEIFSD, translated from the coding sequence GTGAACAACTGCTTTCTTTCACGGCAAGCGAGTCAGGATTTAGATGCGATCTCAGATTATTTCCTAGCACGGAATATTGAGGCTGGAGAAAGAATCTGTCTGGAATTCACTCAAAAATGTGAAAAACTCATGCGCTTTCCAAAGTTAGGACGAAGTTACGATGCTATTCGATCAGGAATGCGCGGTCTCCCGTTGGAGGGATACATCATTTTTTATCAGGTTGTCGATGATGGGGTTGAAATCCTGCGGGTGCTTGGCGGTCGGCAGAATTTGGAAGAAATTTTTTCTGATTGA
- a CDS encoding type II toxin-antitoxin system ParD family antitoxin: MNISLASEQEQFIREQLAQGKYQSADEVVITALRVLERQQQGQQAWVEEVREKVEEAAQSLERGERIPLEVVTDRLQAKFRQAREQQG; this comes from the coding sequence ATGAACATTTCTTTAGCCTCGGAACAAGAACAATTCATCCGTGAACAATTGGCTCAGGGCAAGTATCAGTCTGCTGACGAAGTTGTTATTACTGCATTGAGAGTACTAGAACGCCAACAGCAAGGACAGCAGGCTTGGGTCGAAGAGGTTCGAGAAAAAGTTGAGGAAGCGGCGCAGTCATTAGAGCGAGGTGAGAGAATTCCGCTAGAAGTTGTCACAGATCGGCTTCAGGCCAAGTTTCGTCAGGCTCGTGAACAACAAGGGTGA
- a CDS encoding ABC-ATPase domain-containing protein, with protein MATDQALRQALLQIDGRGYRTYQSIRGSYDFPDFTLWIDRVQGDPFAAPSPCRVQVPQNFAEFPADLYNNRSREIALRDYLTRQVERAMQALPGCKGSGKSGLVAIASPPQQILERTTAFIDDQCIEVRFVVGLPAFGRRIAGEQAAEMLCEQIPRLVAENLHYDQLDAAALLNHIETAEDADWLRQQLPERNLVAFIADGAILPRRSGVDDRPLQEAVPFQSPESLRVEFDCLHQGRVTGMGIPAGVTVIVGGGFHGKSTLLKAIERGIYNHIPGDGRERVVTDPAAVKIRAEDGRSVAGVDISPFINHLPQGRSTTHFSTQNASGSTSQAANIVEALELGAKVLLIDEDTSATNLMIRDRRMQALITNDKEPITPLMDKIQQLYTQYGVSTVLVMGGSGDYFDVADVAIALDNFQPYDVTERAKALVQQYPTVRSHEGGEVFGEIATRRLTSESLGLERQERRIKFQVRGLDAISLDKEAIDLSAVESLVEVGQLRAIATTMLWLQPQNQPFADVLRDAIAFVEAEGFDTLTTIPQGDLTKVRVFELAAAINHWRRLQVG; from the coding sequence ATGGCAACCGATCAAGCTTTGCGCCAAGCTCTATTACAGATAGATGGACGAGGGTACAGAACCTATCAATCTATTCGCGGCAGCTATGATTTTCCAGATTTTACGCTTTGGATCGATCGGGTGCAGGGCGATCCTTTTGCGGCCCCGAGTCCGTGCCGAGTGCAGGTGCCGCAAAATTTTGCGGAGTTTCCGGCTGATTTGTATAACAACCGCAGCCGAGAAATTGCGCTGCGAGATTATCTGACGCGGCAGGTTGAGCGAGCAATGCAGGCGTTGCCCGGTTGCAAAGGGAGTGGAAAAAGTGGGCTAGTTGCGATCGCATCCCCTCCCCAACAAATTCTAGAACGCACGACTGCCTTCATTGACGATCAATGTATAGAGGTTCGTTTCGTGGTGGGACTCCCGGCCTTCGGTCGCCGCATTGCCGGAGAGCAGGCTGCAGAGATGCTGTGTGAACAAATCCCGAGGCTGGTGGCAGAGAATCTCCACTATGACCAACTTGATGCGGCGGCTTTACTGAACCATATTGAAACGGCTGAAGATGCAGATTGGCTACGTCAGCAGTTGCCAGAGCGGAACCTCGTTGCCTTTATTGCCGATGGAGCAATTCTTCCCCGTCGCAGCGGTGTTGATGATCGCCCGCTACAGGAAGCAGTTCCTTTTCAAAGCCCCGAGAGCTTGAGGGTCGAATTTGACTGTCTGCATCAGGGGCGAGTGACGGGAATGGGCATTCCTGCTGGGGTGACGGTGATTGTGGGGGGTGGCTTTCATGGAAAGTCTACGCTGCTCAAGGCGATCGAGCGGGGTATCTACAACCATATCCCAGGCGATGGTCGCGAGCGAGTGGTGACTGATCCGGCTGCGGTTAAGATTCGAGCTGAAGATGGTCGGAGTGTGGCGGGGGTTGATATCTCGCCCTTCATTAATCATCTGCCTCAGGGACGTTCAACGACTCATTTCTCGACGCAGAATGCTAGCGGCAGTACTTCTCAGGCGGCAAATATTGTGGAGGCGTTAGAGCTGGGGGCCAAGGTGCTGCTGATCGATGAGGATACTTCGGCGACAAATTTGATGATTCGCGATCGCAGAATGCAGGCCCTAATAACCAATGATAAAGAACCCATCACCCCATTGATGGATAAAATTCAGCAGCTTTATACACAATACGGTGTATCCACTGTTCTGGTGATGGGGGGCAGCGGTGACTATTTTGATGTGGCTGACGTTGCGATCGCACTTGATAATTTTCAGCCCTACGATGTGACAGAGCGGGCAAAAGCTCTGGTGCAGCAGTATCCGACAGTGCGCTCTCACGAGGGCGGGGAAGTGTTTGGAGAGATTGCGACGCGGAGGCTTACTTCAGAAAGTTTGGGGCTAGAACGCCAGGAGCGGCGGATTAAGTTTCAGGTGCGGGGATTGGATGCGATCTCGTTGGATAAAGAGGCGATTGATCTGAGCGCGGTGGAGTCGTTGGTGGAGGTGGGGCAGCTGAGGGCAATTGCCACTACGATGCTTTGGCTGCAGCCTCAGAACCAGCCTTTTGCTGATGTTTTGCGAGATGCGATCGCGTTTGTTGAAGCCGAGGGGTTTGATACTCTCACCACTATCCCGCAGGGAGACTTGACGAAGGTGCGTGTGTTTGAGTTGGCTGCAGCCATCAATCATTGGCGCAGACTGCAGGTAGGGTGA
- the hpsJ-A gene encoding HpsJ-like protein, cyanoexosortase A-associated translates to MVKNNKPSEEGGKFAKDRAGGSGLTAAVNRLTDWHYEQTKALTLLNWVGYGLLIFFLFDLIEIFYAPQFMNPAWELETLGKLTERVAVPLIGFGLVFIGGLEKRGEIERSWVKFLSWVTLLAAIVFLLWVPLGIFDTIRINQAMQTQINTQLEQQTEQAQTQVKAVKEQLDQVSSPEELKEFLSRLKLDEQAQTVEDPQQVAPIKTQISTMLDNRVSNLDVQAQNALTTQRTTLIKRSLKWNLNSLVSGALFFSFWRGTRWVRQYR, encoded by the coding sequence ATGGTGAAAAACAACAAACCCTCCGAGGAAGGTGGAAAGTTTGCCAAGGACCGTGCAGGGGGTTCAGGTCTAACGGCAGCCGTCAATCGATTAACGGACTGGCACTATGAGCAGACCAAAGCGTTGACGCTCCTAAACTGGGTCGGCTATGGCCTTTTGATCTTTTTCTTGTTTGACCTTATCGAAATTTTCTACGCCCCTCAATTTATGAATCCCGCCTGGGAACTCGAAACCCTCGGGAAGCTAACCGAGCGCGTTGCCGTACCGCTGATCGGCTTCGGCCTCGTTTTCATCGGTGGCCTTGAAAAGCGTGGCGAGATAGAACGATCGTGGGTCAAATTCTTATCTTGGGTGACGCTCCTGGCCGCCATCGTTTTTTTGCTGTGGGTTCCCCTAGGCATCTTCGACACCATCCGCATCAATCAGGCAATGCAAACGCAAATCAACACGCAATTAGAGCAGCAAACCGAGCAGGCCCAAACTCAGGTCAAGGCCGTTAAAGAACAGCTAGACCAAGTCTCCAGTCCCGAGGAACTCAAAGAATTTCTGAGCCGCCTCAAGCTCGACGAGCAGGCCCAAACCGTTGAAGATCCTCAGCAAGTGGCTCCCATCAAAACCCAAATTTCAACGATGTTGGACAACCGCGTTAGCAACCTTGACGTTCAGGCCCAGAATGCGCTCACAACCCAGCGCACCACCCTAATCAAGCGCTCTCTCAAATGGAATCTCAATAGCCTCGTCTCAGGCGCACTTTTCTTTAGCTTTTGGCGGGGCACCCGCTGGGTGAGACAGTATCGATAG
- a CDS encoding aspartyl protease family protein, producing MRLSPLLAVTVLLLSSCNLLPSQPPSLSQPQAKRLPIEFEGGHIYLKASLNRAPPEWFILDSGSTHTLIGQSQAQSLGLKPQGSVQIKGVGDRKVPATFSSGTAFDLSGVHWNSSELLVVPPSFFAPLQQYFGREFSGIIGADLFEQFVVEVDYAEQTLRLSDSKTYRYQGNGYKIPLKLRKGKPYIKGILQPASEQPLKGQLLIDLGSGAALDINEPVPEKVHQWLSQTPSLPRLTLGVGGEKAVQIGRIQQLQMGDLKIEQPITEFSLERPPRPQQKLSGRIGSQILSPFRVTLDYGRKRMILEPQAQQPPIDYDMSGLWLKTQGRPFDQVWVERVFENSPAAEANIRAGDRILSIDRKPISELSLNLVRQRLKIPGQTVQLQIQRQQKTLPVQLTLKSLI from the coding sequence ATGCGGCTCTCCCCTTTACTCGCAGTAACGGTGCTGCTCCTGTCTAGTTGCAACCTTCTGCCTTCGCAGCCCCCTTCCCTCAGCCAGCCCCAGGCCAAACGCCTGCCGATTGAATTTGAGGGCGGACATATTTATCTCAAAGCCAGCCTCAATCGCGCTCCTCCAGAGTGGTTTATTCTCGATAGCGGCTCGACCCATACCCTGATTGGCCAATCTCAGGCCCAATCTTTAGGTCTCAAGCCTCAAGGTAGCGTGCAGATTAAAGGTGTTGGTGACCGTAAAGTTCCGGCAACCTTTAGTTCGGGCACTGCCTTTGATCTGTCAGGGGTCCACTGGAACAGCTCAGAATTGCTCGTCGTACCGCCTTCTTTTTTTGCGCCACTGCAGCAGTATTTTGGCCGTGAATTTAGCGGCATCATCGGGGCCGATCTTTTTGAACAGTTCGTGGTTGAAGTGGACTATGCAGAGCAAACTCTGCGTCTATCGGATTCCAAAACCTATCGCTATCAAGGGAATGGCTATAAAATCCCGCTGAAGCTGCGCAAAGGAAAGCCATATATTAAGGGCATTCTTCAGCCAGCGTCGGAACAACCGCTCAAAGGTCAACTGCTTATCGATCTCGGCAGCGGGGCAGCGTTAGATATCAATGAACCCGTCCCCGAAAAGGTGCATCAATGGCTGAGTCAAACCCCTTCCTTGCCGCGATTAACCCTGGGGGTGGGGGGAGAGAAGGCTGTTCAAATTGGTCGCATTCAGCAGTTACAGATGGGCGATCTGAAGATTGAGCAACCGATTACAGAATTTAGCCTGGAACGCCCCCCTCGGCCTCAGCAAAAACTATCAGGACGAATCGGCAGCCAGATCTTAAGCCCGTTTCGGGTCACGCTAGACTATGGGCGTAAGCGTATGATTCTAGAACCTCAAGCCCAACAGCCGCCAATTGATTACGACATGAGCGGTCTGTGGCTCAAAACCCAGGGCAGGCCATTTGATCAGGTTTGGGTAGAGCGGGTCTTTGAGAACTCTCCAGCGGCTGAGGCAAACATTAGGGCAGGAGATCGCATCCTCTCTATTGATCGTAAACCCATCTCGGAACTCTCGCTCAATCTAGTGCGACAGCGGCTGAAAATCCCAGGCCAAACGGTGCAGCTTCAGATCCAGCGGCAGCAGAAAACTCTACCCGTTCAGTTAACTCTCAAGTCGCTTATCTAG
- a CDS encoding sensor histidine kinase, producing MVNNSATVQPVLQSSAAQEALSVLLVEDNLGDAFLIQGMLGVVGASEAKEFQLQHVERLGDAIATLKQHPYQVILLDLSLPDSRGLQSLEQLEQVVPSVPVVILTGTNDETLATQAVNQGAQDYLVKGQITQEVLVRSIRYAIERQRTDEVLRLRTLELEETNQELKRQAQQLADANADLAAFNHTVAHDLRNPLAGIKTACALLNASLGEQDGKVTRYLGMIQDYSHQMGDVFEGLLQLAQLSHSPLQVQSVDLSATAQMIVSQLKIQHPKRQVKVAIAPQILVRGDSRLLWMLLDHLVSNAWKFTHGCQPANIEVGLCQSSDLPETMPCLAEQRVYFVKDNGIGFNMQHSEQVFTPFQQLTPEDEGQGIGLAMARCIVARHGGQIWCNTATGQGATFYWTLPLPAAQSAA from the coding sequence ATGGTAAATAACTCTGCGACCGTTCAGCCAGTCTTGCAATCTTCCGCAGCACAGGAGGCTCTCTCTGTACTGCTAGTGGAAGATAACCTGGGAGATGCTTTCCTGATTCAAGGGATGCTAGGAGTGGTGGGAGCCTCTGAAGCCAAAGAATTTCAGCTCCAGCACGTTGAGCGCCTGGGAGATGCGATCGCAACCCTTAAGCAGCACCCCTACCAAGTGATTCTGCTGGACCTTTCCCTGCCGGATAGCCGAGGCTTACAAAGCCTTGAGCAACTGGAGCAAGTCGTTCCCTCTGTACCCGTAGTGATTTTGACGGGGACCAACGACGAAACCCTGGCTACTCAGGCCGTTAATCAAGGTGCTCAGGATTACCTTGTGAAGGGGCAGATTACCCAAGAAGTACTGGTGCGCTCTATTCGCTATGCCATTGAGCGACAGCGCACAGATGAAGTGCTTCGCCTGCGGACCCTAGAGCTAGAGGAAACCAATCAAGAACTCAAGCGGCAGGCTCAGCAGCTCGCTGACGCCAATGCCGATTTGGCTGCATTCAATCATACGGTTGCCCACGATTTGCGGAACCCGCTAGCGGGTATCAAGACCGCCTGTGCTTTGCTTAACGCGAGCCTCGGCGAACAGGATGGTAAGGTCACCCGCTATCTAGGGATGATTCAAGACTACAGCCATCAAATGGGGGACGTTTTTGAAGGCTTGCTGCAGCTTGCACAGCTCAGCCACAGTCCGCTGCAGGTGCAGTCGGTTGATCTGAGCGCAACGGCTCAAATGATTGTCTCTCAGCTGAAGATACAGCACCCGAAGCGACAGGTGAAGGTTGCGATCGCACCTCAAATTCTAGTACGAGGAGATTCTCGGCTTCTGTGGATGCTGCTTGATCACCTAGTAAGCAATGCCTGGAAATTTACGCATGGCTGCCAGCCCGCCAACATTGAAGTGGGCCTCTGCCAGTCGTCGGATTTGCCAGAGACGATGCCATGTCTTGCAGAACAGCGCGTTTACTTTGTCAAAGACAACGGCATTGGCTTCAACATGCAGCACAGTGAACAGGTCTTCACGCCTTTTCAGCAGCTCACTCCCGAAGATGAGGGCCAAGGCATTGGCCTAGCGATGGCCCGGTGTATTGTCGCTCGTCACGGCGGCCAAATTTGGTGCAATACTGCCACTGGCCAAGGCGCAACTTTCTACTGGACCTTGCCGCTGCCTGCTGCCCAGAGTGCGGCGTGA
- a CDS encoding response regulator: protein MSEQPIQILLVEDNPGDAFLVSHALEQRPATVLHQVSHGREALDFLKQAAQLPDLMLLDLNLPQIDGYEVLRQVKADPDLMHIPVIVLSTSGAEQDILRCYRLQANCYLTKPLNLQDSATLMLALEQFWLVGAALPRLPGTSGSKTQC, encoded by the coding sequence ATGAGCGAGCAGCCGATTCAGATTTTACTGGTGGAGGATAATCCGGGAGATGCTTTCCTGGTGAGTCACGCCCTTGAGCAGCGCCCGGCAACGGTTCTGCATCAGGTCTCTCATGGTAGAGAGGCGCTGGATTTTTTGAAGCAGGCGGCTCAACTCCCTGACTTGATGCTGTTAGATCTTAATTTGCCTCAGATAGATGGCTACGAGGTTCTGCGGCAGGTTAAAGCTGACCCAGACCTGATGCATATCCCGGTGATTGTGCTGTCGACTTCTGGCGCTGAGCAAGATATTCTACGCTGCTACCGCCTGCAGGCGAATTGCTATCTGACGAAGCCTCTAAATCTTCAGGATTCGGCGACTCTAATGCTGGCTCTAGAGCAGTTCTGGTTGGTGGGGGCTGCATTACCTCGTTTGCCTGGAACCTCAGGATCGAAGACTCAATGTTGA